Below is a genomic region from bacterium.
GCATCTTCAAGTTTAGAATTCAAATCAATGCCGATAAAGCGTGGATGCTTTTTAAAAGTTTCCTTGATCTGCGGAATCAATTCGGGGGCAATCCCTCCAGCAAGCATAAAAGGAGTATTGCCACGATAAGCATCAAGCAGCTGCCAGTCGAAAACCTCACCACTGCCAGAAACCTGACTATCCAGCAAAAGTAAGTCCGCGTTGGAATCAGTCAAATCGCTCAGTGCCTTAACATTACGCGCTTCGATAATTTCAAGTTTAGGAAAGCTTGTCCGCAGAGTATCTAAAAGTTTTGGATTTAAATGATAAATTTGCACCGCATCAAGTTGATATTGCCCAATCATTGCAGTTAAAAATTCAATTTCAGGTGACTGAAAAACACCGACAACACTAGTCGCTACCTTACTTTGCAAAGCACTGAGAATATTTAAATCTTCGCCAATAAAGCGTTTAGATGCGGGAACGAAAATTAATCCAATGTAATCTGGAGCTAAGCCAAGAATGCTTTTGATTTGATCAGCACGCTGGAGGCCACAGATCTTAATTTTCATTTTTTCCGGCCTCTAACACTGCTGC
It encodes:
- a CDS encoding phosphoribosylanthranilate isomerase; protein product: MKIKICGLQRADQIKSILGLAPDYIGLIFVPASKRFIGEDLNILSALQSKVATSVVGVFQSPEIEFLTAMIGQYQLDAVQIYHLNPKLLDTLRTSFPKLEIIEARNVKALSDLTDSNADLLLLDSQVSGSGEVFDWQLLDAYRGNTPFMLAGGIAPELIPQIKETFKKHPRFIGIDLNSKLEDAPGTKNIEKVKAAIAAGRL